The region cacagatgcacagttccagggtccccctccctccccctccctcacagactgttctagggtccccctccctcacagacagttccagggtcctctctCACAGGTCCAgggtctgtcctccctccctccccctcacagacagttccggGCCCCCCGCccccacagacagttccagggtccccctccctccctctctcataGACAGTTctaggtccccctccctcccagacagttccagggtcccccctctctcaaaGACAGTTTCAGGTCTCCCctccctcactcactcactcactcactcactcacagacagttccatggtcccccctccctcacagacagttccagggtccccctccctccctcccagacagttccagggtcccccctctctcaaaGACAGTTTCAGGTCcccccctcacagacagttccagggcccccctccctccctcactcactcactcacagacagttccagggtcccccctctctcacagacagttccagggtcccccctccctccctccctccctcacaaacagtttcaggttcccctccctttgagttccaggcttCCTGCAAATTTTAAACATCATCTATCATACCTCGTTGGTGTTAGAGCAGCAGAAAAAGCATTGCAGGCTAGGCTCTGTGCTTTAGTTGTTTtgccttctctctgtctctcagctctggcccgcccttgcggaaacaggaaatgagggcgggccagagctgagagacagagagaaggcaAAACAACTAAAGCACAGAgcctagcctgtaatgctttttctgctgctctaacaccaacgaggtatgatagatgacgtttaaaatttgcaggaagcctggaactcgaaaggaggagggagggagggaacgaacttgacTTCTGGTGGGTGGAATATTgacagagtcggcgcctatgactgcagggagggagtgagagggatagacgctgcattggggaagggagggagggggggagatgagaaagagagagagacgcttggggcttgcggctagaaaggcttagcctccccaagcctcttataccgggcgcctatgcctgcAAGCTTCCTAGGGGGAATAAAAATGCCTCCCTTTATATCCAAAATGCTACAAATTCATGGATATGAGCTGCTTAATTGCAACAAAATTCCAGAAACCTGCTGTAGAATTTTCCAGTGTCCAGACTGGAAAATTGATATTTAGGTCTGAGCCTTTAAAAACCTTATAccgatcaatattcagctggcagtagtcaacatttttttaaacattgactgCCGCAGGCAGAATTAGACCCCAGTATTCAATGACAAGCCATGTGCTGGCTGCTGgatcttatgcaggtcccagatgAAATTCAGCAGGGACCAATATAAAACACTTATGTGGGCCCCGACTTgagttctctctccctccctcctcccaaagaCAAGTAGAGCCTCCAACCAGATGCCTACCCCTCTTATTCCCTATAGGCCAACCCCCTTCCAGACCTACCTttgatatccctggtggtctagggtgaACTTAAAAGCAGAAGCAATGTCTACTCATTCCTGCCTGATGTGGCTCCAGCCTCCAAATGACTGTCACAAACTATAGCAGAAACCTCCATAATACTAGGAAGTACTGCAAAACTGCTGCTAGaagtcatggtggccattttgagtcTGGAACCATGATAGACAGGAACATATCGACATTGCTCCAGCCCATAGGACAccgtggaccaccagggatatcaaAGGTAGGCCCGGGGACCTACAGTAGCTGGGGGACTGATCTGGGGCTCTACTTgtcttcaggggagagggaggatggaTTAGGATTGGGGGACAAGAAGGGAGCCAGAAACCCCTCATGCCACCCTTCAGAAGTTAAATggacaccagccaatattcattgTTAGCTCAGTGTCGTAACTTTGGCTGCTTACTTAACTAGTTAGTGGTatgaatcagtggcgttcctagcctgaatggcacccggggcagaccgccgatgcgcccccccccccgggtgcagcgctccctccccccctcgcctgcgaaatgacaccttccccccctccggcaaaatgacacccccccccgggtgcacgccgctagggggggtgtcacggcgcgcgcctgtggacgccgacttcgctaacttcgctcgttcgctgcagctccctctgccccggaacaggaagtaacctgttccggggcagagggagctgtagcgaacaagcgaagttagcgaagtcggcgcccacaggcgcgcgctgcgacacccccccccccccagcggcgtgcacccggggcggaccgcccccactgcccccccccccttggtacgccactggtatgaatattgccactaatgggttaaatactgattctgcccagactccacccaagATCCGCCCACAGACCACCCTGGCCCAAACTGGAGTGTGCTGGGATGCCCCATTGCACCATACACAGGGCCTCTGCTGAAGGCTAactgttgccgaaacacggcccgtgttgggtattGGTGTAATGCATTTCCTGTATCCTGAACTTGAAGATTTGGATCTGTATGCACTGTTTGGCTTTTATTAATAAATCAACCTGTTTTATCTTTTGGACTCCAGGTCCTCCCTTCTTTCTGTTTGGACTCTTCCACCCCTTTTTAATTCTAAAACCAGACCTCTAGCACCAGCTTATCCTTTCTCTCTCATCTTTATCACTTACCTGGGCAGCTTCTCAGCATTCCTCCAGGCACCCCCTGGTGTCTTCAGCTTCCAATCCCAGGAGaagctttttaaaaatggtgTGCAGCCCCTTTACAACAATGGTCCTGCTCTTGTGTTCCTGCCTCGGACTTGGCCTGCCTTGTTTCTTGCAAGCCACAGTTCCCACAGCTTTATTTCCAGCTCAGCACCATATTATTTGTAGCCTCCCCTGTGAGCTCCAGtattatttttcttcctttttttaatgtttattgaaATTATATATTACACAAGCTTAAACACTTGACAAGAAAAATAGCATTGACATTTGGaatgaagaaatggaaaggaaataCAAGTAATAAAACATGTCAAGACTATCACAATAAACCCCAAACCTAAAGAAATAATAAATGAGCTGGGGAGACAAGAACACAGAATTCATTTATTCATAAGATAGAACACTGAAAAACAGGAAATAATATATCCTGGGATATATAACAGGAAATATATTCTGAACGGAATCTAAATGAAATTACATATTACTCAATTAacagaaacattggaaggagtaGATATAGCCAAAAGGACTGGAGGTTGCCTAGGTGTTATAAAATTCTTCAAAAGTTCTGGGTCCATGAAAACATAGTTTTTTTCAGAAAAGTttgcaatacatttgcatggaaactgaaggaaaaaagtccctcccaaagtcaccagtCGAGACCTGAGTGCTAAAAAGCTCTCCATCACATCTGAGTATCTCTGTAAAGTTCAGGAAATATCAATGCAGTTTGTCCCAAAAACTCAACAACTCTAAAGCGACGATACAACCGAAGAATCCAATTTCAGTCATATTCCAGGGCAAAGGTGACTATTAAAGTTGCCTTTGTTGCAACTGGGTCAGAAATCTCCAAGAAGCCTGTAAGATCAaaactgaagggcccttttacaaaggcccactgaaaaatggtttgcggtagttgTAGACATGTGTCTTGGGCGagagcagaatcatttttcagcgcacctgtaaaaaatacctttttaaaatttttcctcgaacatgaacgtgcggcaaaatgaaaattgccacgcatccattttgggtctgagaccttacttccagccattgacctagcggtaaggtgtcatgcggtaatcgggcagtaatgtTCTACATGCGTAaagtgccaattaccgcctgtgtgccagaaaatattttctggtgcacgtagcgGATGCGTGTCAACacagaaattactgcaagggctatgcagtaaccgggtggtaactcaaaattgaggcacatttggcacacgtaggcacctatggggcttagtaaaagggcccctgacttCCGTATTTGGTATTTTGCAACTttagggccctttcactaagcccaACACGCGGCcaacgcgcatcaattttgaattaccgcctggctaccgtgtggcccttgcagtaatttcatttttgatgcatgtccgctacatgcaccggaaaatatttttattttctggcacgtgggtggtaatcggccagtaattggcattttacgcgcatagaccattactgcccggttactgcgtgagaccttaccactaggtcgatggctggcagaaaggtctcagacccaaaatggatgtgcggcaattttcattttgccacacgtccattttcggcattttttacaggtgcactgaaaaatgattctgcgcacgcccaaaacacgcatctacactaccccaggccatttttcagcttgcctttgtaaaagggccccttaatccctGGAGTTCCTGAGTCAATATAAAAAGCCTTCATAATTGGTAGTAAATTGTCAGTGAGGATCTGCAAAATTTCTGTCAGATATTTCTTAATCATCTTCAAAGAAGAGAGAACTGGTGATTTGGGGAAGTTTAAAAATCTTAAATTCAACCTTCAATCATAATTTTCCAAAGCTTCCAGTTTTTGATGGATAttcatattattttattatttattttgtttattttgattttgctcacactttttcagtagtagttcaaggtgagttacattcaggtgcactgggtatttctctgtccctggagggctcacaatctattatCCTTCACAAGAGCCACTTTAGTGGTATGTAGCTCCCCAACCAACTTCTCAGTCTTTAACCCTTTTATCTAAGCCAGCCACAGATTCCTCATACTGCTTAATATATGATTGTACCTGCTCAGGAACAGACAAAACAGAGTCCAAATGAGTCATCAAGGAACTTTCCAAGTCACATATCACTTCCCATACTTCCTCCAAAGTTATGTTTTCAGGTTTCTTCTTCAGCCAAGGGAGTTTCTTAAAATGAGAAACAGATTTCCCAGGTCTCGGCCTTCTACCTCCACTGCAGACACAGTTGGCCATCCTTAGTCTGGTGACCTCCCAGCATCAGAAGGTTCGACGGATGGTGTCTCAGCTCCAGGAAGGGAAATGACAGCAATACCAGCATCCACAACGCCAATACTGGCAAAACACTTCCGGGTTGAGGTGGAGTTGCACGGTTCTTGGGGCTTAGCATGGTGTCCAAAACGCTCAGATTGGCCCCTCCAGCAGACTCTGGCTCCCAAGATCTCTATTCTGCAAGCAGACACATGAAGCTCTCCAGTATCTTCTGGGTCAAACCCGGGAAAGCAGGTGATTCTGACAGGTGAGTACAGCTCTTCCCCTTAAGCTTCACCATGCTGACCCTGCAAAACAAGAGCAGACTGAGGAGCTACCTGCCATATATCCATTCAAGCCACTACCTTGTCTTTTCAGTATTATTTTTCCTAAATGCTACCCTACCTCTGCTCCTGATAGGGACCCAACCTTGATCCAGCCTCCTTCAGCCCCAAAGTTTCTCTTGACCTCTCCCAGgtaattttgttaatttttacTTTCATTTACATAAAGTTATCCCCAGGGTGTATTTGTaactaataaattaataaataaaatacatgtatCCATATCAATCATTTTACCATTCCAGCATTATCAAGTGATAGTGTCTAACTTCTCATCATTGTCACCCATTTGATTACCACTCGACTACTCAGCACCATATAATGAAAAGTATCATGCTAAGACTGAGAAGATATCTAGTCTGCTTTATATCAGAAAATAGCAGGTATTATTTCTGAGAATTATCCAAACTCCTTAATGTATATACAAAAAGTCCTAGTAGTGTCTACAGTTCACAGCTAGATTTTTTCTAGTGCTTTCATGAAAAATTCAGGCCCTTATAATTTCAGATGATGTTTTGCTGAGGAAGACTTTTTTCAAGGCTGCCTTGACCTCATTGTTCCTCAGGCTGTAGATAAGGGGATTCAGCATGGGTGTCACTACAGTGTATACCAGGGAAACCAATTGATCCCAATCAGAGAAGTAGCTGGAGGAGGGTTTCATATAAATTAAGAGCACAGTCGTGAAAAAGATGCAGACCACAGTTAGATGAGATGCACAGGTAGAGAAGACCTTCTTCCGGCTTTTTGAAGAATGGATCTTCAATATTGTTGAGATGATCCATACATATGATATCACTATGAATAGACAAGGAAGGACACCAAGGAAGAGATCACCAACTGCCAGCATGATCTTATTGATGGTAATATCACCACAGGCCAGCTTAAGCACTGGTGGGATGTCACAGAAGAAGTTAACAATAATTTGTGGCCCACAAAAGTGCAACTTGAAGGTCAAAAGAATCATGGAAAGGAAATTAAAGAAGCCACTGAGCCAGCAGATGACAGCCAGGAGCAGGCAAGTAGTCCCACTCATGATTATTGTATAGTGTAGTGGCCTGCAGATGGCCACATATCTGTCATAGGCCATCACGGTCAAGAGCAGACACTCCACTGCTCCCATGAAGTGAAAAAAGCAAATTTGTACCAAGCAGCCACCAACTGATAGCCACTTAACCCTTGCCAAGGAAACACTTAGGATGGTGGGAAAGGTGACCGAGGTGTAGAAGATCTCCACGAGGGATAGGTTGcagaggaagaagtacatggggGTGTGCAGACGGGAGTCCAGTTTAACAACAAAGATGATAAGGGCATTTCCAAATTGGTTCATAAAGTAGACAATCAACAACAGTGTGAAGAGGAGCTTTGGATAGTTCAGAAGACGTAAGTGTCCCACCAGAATAAATTCTGCAACAaaagtttcatttttttccatccaTTGTTCCAATATTTTACCTATAAAAGAGAGATGAAATAATGTCATCTATGGCAGTGTAGCACAAAGATTTTAAGCAGCATAGAACAGTATTCGAAAGGGGCAATTTTAATGCTGAACTATATGTTTACTGACTGGCTAGCTGTAGATTTTAAAAGTCTATATTGATAGAAGTAAAGTGAGCACCTCTTTTTAGGTGCCCCAATAACACTCGtgagagcttattctataatggcacctgggtacccagattctgttattgaatactagcataacctggcatTGAGGCATCTAACAACTATACCAGTCATAGACTTGGTATCAATGAAGGCACCCAAATGCAGCAAGAGCGCGCGTAGCCTGGAACATAAAAGCATAGGAACATAAGTGTTGCAATACTggagcagaccaaaggtccatcaagcccagtatcctgtttccaacagtggccaatccaggttacaagtacctggcaagatcccaaaacagtaaaacagattttatactgcttatcctagaattttcccaagtccatcttaataatggcttatggacttttcttttaggaaggtatccaaacctttttttaaatcctgctaagttaactgattttaccacattctctgtactCTGAAAGTTGCATGATTAGGTGGCAGCCcctgtgcccctcccatgctccacccatgtgaaagCCCCCTTGAATTTACAGGCTATGTCACCGAAGCATGACTCTACAGAATTGTTGTTAGGTGTTTTGCTGTCATGTACATGCATAGGCGTACATTTTCCTGCATAGGTGCAGGCACtcacttatagaactgcccttataCATAGTTCTTGGGTGAAGGTTAtctaattctataaggagctgcgTACTAtaaaccaggggtgggcaaccacgggcctcaagagccacaacccagttggattttcaagattttcacaacaaatatgcatgagatctctttgcataccatggaagcagtacatgcaaatcattcTCATTCATAAtctttgtggaaatcttgaaaacctgactgcgttgtggccctcgaggactgaggttgcccacccctgctttaAGAAGTAAACTGCACACCCACTTTGTGGTATTttaatcatttaggggcccttttactaaaaggaaaTAAGCCCTAGTGCACGCTTAGGGGCCCCCTTTCACacagcagcggtaagcccaatgcgggcttaccgcttgctcttaagggactactgccggcccaatgcagctgctggcagtagtcccaccctgggcatgtgccatttctgggggaaaaagaaaacccctggaaatggcttgcgcggtgataacccggcagtaatcgggcatcgctgcgCACTGCCCAATTACAGCTGGGTTAGCGAGGGAGCTCTTGTCGCCACCTCAGTAAGGGCTCCTCAGtgcatggtcatgcagtaagagttctcttaccgcatggccatgtgtgtctgggggctttattacccgttgcagtaaaaagggccctggcatgtgggaaaaaacggcccccactgctagcacaggaccctttttcctgcagcttggtaaaaggactccttaacatgggaaaaacaggctactgcaaaacACCTGTTTACATGCACTAAGCATACATTaactatttttaaaatatgtttgtagggggtgtgtcatgggtagAGATTGGGTGCTCCCACATTATCCAACTAGAGCATTTACATTAGCTCGAGCTAACTGGATAACGCAGGAGGTGGTAAGCTCTtcctcttattattattttttttttttgcaggtgccctGTATTAATGGGAGCATTAGCACatgacttgcaaaaaaaaaaatgctcaactTTAATGCCACAGTTAACAGTTACAGTTTTCAAAGCGGTTTAGAATAAGATTAAGATCTCTACATCTTAATAAGAAAATTTTTAAATCATTAAAAATAAaagctttaaaatatatatactcTGAATTATTCAGAAAGTAACATATCAACATCCAACTTTAGGGGCTTCATAAGCAAGTCACAGACCTTCAGCTTCTTCACACCTTTAGCAGAAGGAAATacaaaagggaagggaatgggacttgatatactgcctttctgtggtttttgcaactacgagtgaaggagtagcctagtggttagtgcagtggactttgctcctgggaagctgggtttgattcccactgcagctccttgtgactgtgggcaagtcacttaaccttccattgcccctggtacaaaataagtacctgtatatatgtaaaccactttgaatgtagttgcaaattaccacagaaaggtggtgtatcaagtccAGTTACtcttacattcaaagtggtttacatagtatatacaggtacattatttgtatcaggggcaatggagggttaagtgatttgcccagagtcacaaggagctgcagtgagaatcaaacccagttccccaggatcaaagtcctgaTGTAAATGGGTGTGCCTGCCACTTGcaacaacattttttaaagaaaaggtgGGTATCTTTCAAGGTTTATAATAACAAAATAGTGAATAGACAATGTGACAATTGTGTTACACACTTTGAGAAACAGCAtggaaaaacaataaaacaactgCTGTCTGGTTAAAAAAATGACTAGCACTGACCCTTTCCTATTGATCCTAATTATCCCAGGCACCGCTCAAAACAAGACACATAACTCAGATAGTGCCTCCTTTATAGTACAATACTTCACGAATAAATCTGGTATCGAATTAGGCATTGGAAACAGCACTGTAAGAAAATCTGAGTCTATTAAGACATGGAAAGAACAACCAACAAGTAAAAAAGCTATAATTTTATAAAACGTGTAGCCAATACAATGTCAGCCCAACAAGGTataactcaaaaaaaaaattgggcttTCCTCTTGTTGAAATCAAACAGTCATAACATTACACTACAAAAGGACATATTGAtctagtcaaataaaataaactagaaggaggaaaagacctcagagactcaacatttatgcgggatgcaaagaacaaattataaagaaacttcagaccgctcaaaacacggcagccaggcttatatttggaaaaacacgattcgaaagtgccaaacccctccaagaaaaagtgcactggctcccaatcaaagaaggtattgctttcaaaatctgcatcctggttcataaaattatctacagcgaagccccgggatacatgacagacctcatagacctacccggtggtgtagctacgtggggcctggggggcctgggcccccatagattgaaccctggacccccctgccgacgacccgctcgaccccccatcccgccgccaacccgcctacctttgctggcgggggaccccaaccccccgccagccgaggtcctctttgcaaaaggcttcctattccttctgtttctgacgtcctgcacgaagtcagactcacagaacgaagccttgcagatcatatttttgaaaatggtgCCAGATAGACATTCATGTCCCTGTTCTTTGTCATTCAACTCTTGaacatttcactttggaaaatgtctattcattttggacattttcagtgcaaaaacattTATCTCAGCCATAATCGAACAGGAAATCTAGATCTAGATagttttcctgtttgattatggctgtgagatggctgAGTTTTTcagatgttatgagcaggactttttttggtggtggggggattTAGATGGGGGGGggtaatgcccctccacatgcaaGAAAGATGCAGCTGAATGAACTCACTTTGAATTACAAAACATTTCTGAAAGGGGATGAACTTGTCCTATACTCACCTTCTGCTCTTAGTAGATCCAACATCCCAGCTTTCCCACCATGTATGATAGCACCATGCTCACTGAAGATCTCTGCTATATTCTAACGTTATTTTTCATCTAGTGATTTCGAGCACAAAAATTATATCTCCCACAGTCTAACCCTGGAGATGCTTCCCTAGCCATACTAGCAGAATTTCCTTATGTATTTTTCTGACTGGCTGCTCTTCGTTACTTTATCATGTCACATCACACTTGAGATATGGTTGCTTTAAAACTGCACAGAAGCAAAACGTTAGTGAAGCTTCAATGTCAATGAAATCAATTCATAACTCAAGACTAGAATCAATTTACTTTAGCTAGTAGAAATAAATCTTGCAACCACTAATAAGGAGAATGATGGGGAAACGCTCAAGGGTGTGAATGATAAAGTGCATTTATGCTTGCTTGTAATATGTTGGGAAATATCCCCCTTAGGAATGCCAAATACATTTATGCACCAAGGTACAAACCTAAAAAGCAGCTTGGAGAATTCTGTTATTATACTGTCTATAAATTACTATAAATACATTCTTATCATTAAATATCAGGTTGAATAGCAATTTTTAGTTTCTGCATCCAGAAATGAGAAGTGTGTCAGAGATTATGGGGAGCAAGTTAGGACAATTTAATCAATCAAATTCTTGATCATAACTAACAATATTGCAACTGTGGCTAGTGAACTTGTTTGGGAGACCATGCTCTGATAATACTCTGACTGTGAATGGTGGTCATATTTAGGAATGGCTAATCACAGCATGACAATATTGCAGTACCAGTTATTGGCCACGATTGACAATGACTGACACCATGGTATAACAGTCCTGTGATTGATAACAATAGAAATGAAAGCCTTTCCATGTTGTGATGCTCTGGGCAGCTTATCACATATTATATAGTAGTTCACTACCAGAGGGAGCTCCAgaaagcatgggcgtagtttgactgtttcatttgggggggggggggggccaaaggGTGGGGCGTGGcacattagcatatcatttgcatacatacatcttaTCCATATTAATTATGgttattcaaaacacacacaagcctaaaacactgaatatgaagccatcagaaatatatatatatgtgggatacaaatgcagcaaatatatatatatataattttgttttgttttttactgaaATAAGTCAGCACCATGGGAATATTATGCCTCCTCTCACATTCACATAACACCAGTACATctactggaaaactaaacagGCCAGATTAGTACATATTGATCCTTCAtaggtattcagtgccagcagaATACCTGGTCTCTTCCTCACACACACAGAATGCAGATCaaccctcaccaaatatagaatatgtAACTACagactaaaaacagaaatatgtggacacaaattaaactgaactcccaagcaGCCAGACTTTCTACTCAATACACCAGAAAAACAGTAATGTGTTCCctcatactgtgcaaaatataaagacagcagatgtaaatttcaaaacctgACATTCTATatacattacaaattaagggtTTCATTTActtaggtgtgctaatggatttagcacacggaTAAGATgaccattttatatctatgggcttcttagcaattagcacatgctaatcattagcgtgtgctgaatctattagcgtaccttagtagAGGGACCCCTAAGCATGGTATACTGTCCGAACCAGAAGAAGGTGGTTTAGGCTTTTGAAAGCTAACTGAAAGATGTATTCATTTAGTCCAATAGAAAACTATTACCTTATTTCCACTTTGCATTGTTTGTAATATGctagtttttaaattaaaaatatttttttctacctgtgtGGTCTGGTCGTTtaatgtttctaattgtgttgattccagtctctggtttctgctaactcttgccaggatttcctttTCCATctgtcatttctctctctcctgtcttcttcactttcttcattacatccatatccagcattcatctttttcttccagtttcttccatttatttttctgcctttctgtccaGATTTCATTATTACTAACCAGCCTTCAATTTCCCTCTTGTTACTGCATCTACCTAAaagtttccatctctttccctcacctctgCCCCCTTCCCCTGACTTTCACTAACTGTCCTCTTCTtcttccatcctctctccccctattccatcctgtttctttccatccccttcccccttctatccagttcccccctctctccctcttcgcagcatctcccatctctcttatTCCTTTCCATCGtgttctcttcctccttccattcagcatctccccttctctatcattcctttccatccagcatctccccttcatccctcctTTGACCATCTCCGCCTCACCCCTCCATCAagcatcttccctttctctctctcccttttgcagcatctcccatctctctcattcctttccatccagtgtctccactCCCCCTTACCTCCAGCTATTTCTCATCTCTCTCATTACTTTtcatccagtatctccccct is a window of Microcaecilia unicolor chromosome 2, aMicUni1.1, whole genome shotgun sequence DNA encoding:
- the LOC115461987 gene encoding olfactory receptor 5V1-like, which produces MEKNETFVAEFILVGHLRLLNYPKLLFTLLLIVYFMNQFGNALIIFVVKLDSRLHTPMYFFLCNLSLVEIFYTSVTFPTILSVSLARVKWLSVGGCLVQICFFHFMGAVECLLLTVMAYDRYVAICRPLHYTIIMSGTTCLLLAVICWLSGFFNFLSMILLTFKLHFCGPQIIVNFFCDIPPVLKLACGDITINKIMLAVGDLFLGVLPCLFIVISYVWIISTILKIHSSKSRKKVFSTCASHLTVVCIFFTTVLLIYMKPSSSYFSDWDQLVSLVYTVVTPMLNPLIYSLRNNEVKAALKKVFLSKTSSEIIRA